A stretch of Kaistella flava (ex Peng et al. 2021) DNA encodes these proteins:
- a CDS encoding TonB-dependent receptor → MHPKLTPKQKALAINLDRNIYGTFAEIGAGQETVRHFFRAGGASQTIAKAMSAYDKDFSDAIYGKEAKNRYVTQNRLRKMLRYEVSLIEERVSRETFPGRKFFSYANTVTTINFDKTMKGHGWVGLRFQCHEAEDYNEIVLHVKFNENDATLQQETLGSLGVNLIYGAFNYADNPRRMINSLLDDISKDNIEIDMIDFSGPAFSYVDNRLMSLQLVKNGMTDAVIFNSEGNNMLPADILYKKNIFAVRGSFRPVTLVNIDMFEKGLDLFKKDWGCSEEETEVLFEITIANLRAAGDIDERDFLDRVDILGKLGYTVIISNFSEYYRLIDYFAPYTNGKIGVAMGVNNMLDVFDENYYENLSGGILEAFGKFFRKGMRVYLYPYKDPETHQLLTANNLKVNDSLKELYKYFKHNKRIVDIQNHNPNYSEIYSRSILEKIASHNPTWEQEVPEGVADLIKERGMFGYKEELILKEFS, encoded by the coding sequence ATTCATCCGAAATTAACACCGAAACAGAAAGCTTTAGCGATTAATCTGGATCGAAATATTTATGGCACCTTCGCAGAGATTGGTGCTGGCCAGGAAACGGTTCGCCATTTTTTTAGAGCAGGCGGCGCTTCCCAAACTATTGCAAAAGCCATGTCAGCATATGACAAAGACTTTAGTGATGCCATTTACGGCAAAGAAGCCAAAAACAGATATGTTACCCAAAACAGACTCCGCAAAATGTTGCGGTATGAAGTTTCTTTGATAGAAGAGCGTGTATCACGCGAAACATTTCCGGGTAGAAAATTTTTCTCTTATGCCAATACCGTAACGACGATCAATTTTGATAAAACCATGAAAGGTCATGGTTGGGTAGGATTGCGTTTTCAATGTCATGAAGCGGAAGATTACAATGAGATCGTTCTTCACGTAAAGTTTAATGAAAATGATGCTACTTTACAGCAAGAAACTTTAGGAAGCTTAGGAGTTAATCTTATCTACGGCGCATTCAACTATGCTGATAATCCCCGTAGGATGATCAACTCGCTTTTAGATGATATTTCCAAAGACAATATAGAAATCGACATGATCGATTTTAGCGGACCTGCTTTCTCTTATGTTGATAACCGATTGATGAGTTTACAATTGGTGAAGAACGGAATGACAGATGCGGTTATTTTTAATTCTGAAGGAAATAATATGTTACCCGCTGATATCCTTTACAAGAAAAATATTTTCGCAGTTCGTGGGAGTTTCCGTCCGGTAACTTTGGTGAATATTGACATGTTTGAGAAAGGCTTAGACCTTTTCAAAAAAGATTGGGGTTGCAGTGAAGAAGAAACTGAAGTTTTATTTGAAATTACGATTGCTAATCTTAGAGCTGCCGGAGATATTGATGAAAGAGATTTCCTTGACAGAGTCGATATTTTAGGAAAACTTGGATATACGGTCATCATCTCTAACTTCTCAGAATACTACCGATTAATCGACTACTTCGCTCCTTATACCAACGGTAAAATAGGGGTAGCAATGGGCGTGAATAATATGCTGGACGTTTTTGATGAAAATTATTATGAAAATCTTTCAGGTGGAATCTTGGAAGCATTTGGTAAGTTTTTCAGAAAAGGAATGCGCGTTTATCTGTATCCATACAAAGATCCTGAAACTCATCAATTATTGACCGCAAATAATTTAAAGGTTAATGATAGTTTGAAAGAATTGTACAAATACTTTAAACACAATAAACGAATCGTCGATATTCAAAATCACAATCCAAATTATTCTGAAATATACTCCCGAAGTATTCTTGAAAAAATTGCCAGTCATAACCCAACATGGGAGCAGGAAGTTCCGGAAGGGGTGGCAGATTTGATTAAAGAGCGCGGAATGTTTGGTTATAAAGAAGAATTAATACTTAAAGAATTTTCTTAA
- a CDS encoding MBL fold metallo-hydrolase, which translates to MKLKFLGTGTSQGVPVIGCHCEVCTSLNLKDKRFRSSTLVTTDFGKKILIDCGPDFRMQMLDNKEEQIDAVLLTHEHNDHVIGLDDLRPLIFKNRKNIDLYCQKRVGDEIKLRFSYAFADVRYPGAPAFNLHEIEKPFTILDTEVIPIAVSHGKISIFGYKFKKLAYITDASFISDNEKEKLKNLDYLILNCIRKTDLHPAHFILPQVLELFEELKPKKMYLTHISHHLGLHDETELELPENVHLAYDGLELLF; encoded by the coding sequence ATGAAGTTGAAATTTTTAGGAACGGGTACTTCTCAGGGAGTGCCAGTCATTGGCTGCCATTGTGAGGTTTGTACTTCATTAAACTTAAAAGATAAACGTTTTCGTTCGTCGACGTTGGTGACGACTGATTTTGGGAAAAAAATTCTGATCGATTGTGGACCCGATTTTCGAATGCAGATGCTTGACAATAAAGAGGAACAAATCGATGCAGTTCTGCTAACTCACGAACATAATGACCATGTGATTGGCTTAGATGATCTGCGACCTTTAATCTTTAAAAATAGAAAGAACATTGATCTTTATTGTCAGAAAAGGGTAGGTGACGAAATTAAATTAAGATTTTCATACGCATTTGCGGATGTAAGATATCCTGGTGCGCCAGCTTTTAATCTGCATGAAATTGAAAAGCCCTTTACTATTTTAGATACTGAGGTGATTCCTATTGCGGTTTCTCATGGTAAGATTTCTATTTTCGGGTATAAATTTAAAAAGCTCGCTTATATTACAGATGCGAGTTTTATCTCAGATAATGAGAAAGAGAAATTGAAAAATCTTGATTATTTGATTTTGAATTGTATTCGGAAAACCGATTTACATCCTGCTCATTTTATATTGCCACAGGTCTTAGAACTGTTTGAGGAGTTAAAACCGAAGAAAATGTACCTCACTCATATCTCTCATCACCTCGGTTTGCATGATGAAACGGAGCTGGAGCTTCCCGAAAATGTACATCTTGCCTATGATGGTTTGGAACTGTTGTTTTGA
- a CDS encoding YceI family protein, with translation MSFILIPNYYESYNYQDIFVLQNDDQLNSKYLKLDTMKNLVNFKTLVLAFGMFSGLVAAQKINSSNVKTTVSGTSTLHEWSMTSTSGTFSGNVAGNAIQDITYKMGSKTLKSGKGPMDNNAYKAIEADKYPNITFTAASVNMGKGTMTGKLTVTNVTKTITMPVNVTKNGNSYTVWGQANIKMTDYGVTPPAFMMNTVKTGNEITITVNAVAN, from the coding sequence ATGTCATTTATATTAATCCCTAATTATTATGAATCTTACAATTATCAGGATATCTTTGTACTACAAAATGATGATCAACTCAACAGTAAATATTTAAAATTAGATACAATGAAAAATTTAGTAAACTTCAAAACCCTAGTCCTCGCTTTCGGAATGTTTTCAGGATTAGTAGCTGCACAAAAAATTAATAGCAGTAATGTTAAAACTACAGTTTCTGGAACTTCTACTTTACACGAATGGAGCATGACTTCAACCAGTGGTACTTTTTCTGGAAATGTAGCAGGAAATGCAATCCAGGATATTACTTATAAAATGGGTTCTAAAACATTAAAGAGCGGAAAAGGACCAATGGATAACAACGCTTACAAAGCAATCGAAGCAGATAAATACCCGAACATCACTTTTACAGCAGCTTCTGTAAATATGGGGAAAGGAACAATGACTGGAAAACTAACGGTAACTAACGTAACTAAAACAATTACGATGCCCGTAAATGTTACGAAAAATGGAAACTCTTATACCGTTTGGGGTCAGGCAAATATTAAAATGACTGATTACGGCGTAACTCCTCCAGCTTTCATGATGAATACTGTTAAAACTGGAAATGAAATCACCATCACAGTTAATGCTGTTGCTAACTAA